From a region of the Paenibacillus lutimineralis genome:
- a CDS encoding BglG family transcription antiterminator — MEITQRMRQILDLLLRSPYESTVAEIAQSIRVSPRTVHRELDAVESFLHRRGILLHRKAGSGLSLDGEPERLEHIKLELLTPANAEYSAEERQIFLLYRLLESHEPIKLYALAHEMKVTVSTISADLDDLTDWIGKQELRLIRRRGYGVEIKGSEPAIREAIRDLVGIRFDDLTLISGADQSLLHPVDRRIASMACVDSIKTIEEILWKWEDQSLEESFSEEAYTDLLIHLSIAADRIGSKKEISEAEAGRIVRGRQGASEEQITEVESLCKHLGEALNLEYSTVEMVYTASLLEKARGHVSESLPADDLQLAGAVRSLIHYMAEFDDQDYMADRSLRDGLFTHLGAALERITAGQRIRNPLMDTIRKEYGELFGRVRQAAKAAFPNNSIPDEEIAFLVMHFGASRERIGQIHPNIRVVIVCTSGIGSSKLLAVRLRKEFPQIKIVGQASWYEAVRIPRSDYDLIISTVELPLREDQYLKLSPLLNEDETVQLRTYIKGRGSRQLLQEQKPGNLLHHALDDDFRTTARTQVNQEQSVGIAAIDDLRYLNKSVQLSIEILEAFRVIPLQISGTPSLMKWLHAACYHPQIQKVVDEPDVVARLLLEREKNGTQMIPGTELALFHTRSDTVKRPLLMLFELDHSFSMEESGEAELSRFLLMLAPKQLSRESIEVLSEISATLLDIEIMKALAEGQEQQIRELMSAHLRTYLLNKLERE, encoded by the coding sequence ATGGAAATTACACAGCGCATGAGACAGATCCTGGACTTGCTTCTCCGCAGTCCCTATGAATCCACCGTTGCCGAGATTGCCCAGAGTATTCGTGTGAGTCCACGAACGGTGCATAGGGAGCTTGATGCGGTAGAGAGCTTTCTGCATCGCAGGGGGATCTTGCTTCACCGGAAGGCGGGTTCGGGTCTTAGTCTGGATGGGGAGCCTGAGCGGCTTGAGCATATTAAATTGGAGCTCCTCACCCCAGCTAATGCGGAATACTCAGCGGAAGAGCGTCAGATCTTCCTGCTGTACAGACTACTTGAATCTCATGAACCGATTAAATTGTACGCACTGGCTCACGAGATGAAGGTAACGGTGTCCACCATTTCCGCAGATCTCGATGATCTGACCGATTGGATTGGCAAGCAGGAGCTTCGGCTTATACGACGACGAGGTTATGGAGTTGAGATCAAAGGTTCTGAACCAGCGATCCGTGAAGCCATTCGGGATCTTGTTGGAATTCGCTTCGATGACTTGACACTCATATCCGGAGCCGATCAGAGCTTACTTCATCCAGTGGATCGCCGGATTGCTTCGATGGCTTGTGTCGACTCGATTAAGACAATCGAAGAGATATTGTGGAAGTGGGAAGACCAGTCTCTGGAGGAGTCGTTCAGTGAAGAGGCTTATACTGATCTGCTGATCCACCTATCGATCGCTGCGGACCGTATAGGATCGAAGAAGGAAATCAGCGAAGCAGAGGCTGGACGGATTGTCCGCGGCAGACAAGGAGCAAGCGAAGAACAAATCACAGAGGTCGAAAGCTTATGTAAACATCTTGGTGAAGCATTGAATCTGGAATATTCAACGGTTGAGATGGTATATACCGCAAGCTTATTGGAGAAGGCGAGAGGGCACGTGAGCGAATCGTTGCCTGCTGATGACCTGCAACTGGCTGGAGCGGTCCGATCCCTGATTCATTATATGGCAGAATTTGATGATCAGGATTATATGGCAGATCGCTCGTTAAGGGACGGATTATTCACTCATTTGGGAGCAGCTCTGGAACGGATTACTGCCGGACAGCGCATTCGCAATCCATTAATGGATACGATTCGCAAGGAGTATGGGGAATTGTTCGGCCGAGTCCGGCAAGCGGCCAAAGCTGCTTTTCCTAACAACAGCATCCCGGATGAAGAGATCGCTTTTCTGGTCATGCATTTTGGAGCTTCCCGGGAACGTATCGGGCAGATCCATCCAAACATTCGGGTGGTCATCGTCTGCACGAGCGGGATCGGTTCTTCCAAGCTGCTGGCTGTACGACTGCGGAAGGAATTCCCACAGATCAAGATCGTAGGTCAGGCTTCATGGTATGAGGCAGTGCGAATCCCAAGGTCGGATTATGATCTGATCATCAGCACGGTGGAGTTGCCTCTGCGCGAAGATCAATATTTGAAATTAAGCCCGCTGCTGAATGAAGATGAGACGGTTCAGCTTCGGACTTATATTAAAGGCCGTGGCTCGCGGCAGCTGTTGCAGGAGCAAAAGCCTGGTAATTTACTGCATCATGCATTGGACGATGATTTCCGTACAACTGCGAGGACGCAAGTGAATCAAGAGCAGTCAGTTGGAATTGCTGCCATAGACGATCTACGCTATCTCAACAAAAGTGTTCAGCTAAGTATCGAGATATTGGAAGCATTCCGTGTGATTCCGCTGCAGATCAGCGGCACGCCTAGTCTGATGAAATGGCTGCATGCTGCATGCTATCATCCTCAGATCCAGAAGGTCGTTGATGAGCCCGATGTAGTCGCCAGACTACTTCTCGAACGAGAGAAGAATGGAACGCAGATGATTCCTGGAACGGAACTAGCGCTCTTTCATACCCGATCGGATACGGTGAAAAGGCCGCTACTGATGCTGTTTGAGCTAGATCATAGCTTCAGTATGGAGGAATCAGGGGAGGCTGAGTTATCACGGTTTCTACTTATGTTGGCACCAAAGCAGTTATCTAGAGAAAGTATTGAAGTGTTAAGTGAAATAAGCGCTACCTTGTTAGATATAGAAATCATGAAAGCGCTCGCGGAAGGTCAGGAACAGCAGATCAGGGAGCTGATGTCGGCCCATCTTCGCACTTATCTATTAAACAAACTGGAGAGAGAGTGA
- a CDS encoding PTS sugar transporter subunit IIA produces the protein MSILSAEQIRLNVKVSDKYEAIRLVGQILVDTGHVDEDYIEKMIEREDNLSTYMGSGLAIPHGTNESKAMIKSTGLAVLQIPDGVNFGGDEPAVLVVGVAAQRGEHMGILTNLAMVCSDDDSMESLRTATSAEEILMLFESGMEE, from the coding sequence ATGAGTATTTTATCCGCAGAACAGATTCGATTAAACGTGAAGGTATCAGACAAATACGAAGCGATTCGCTTAGTTGGTCAAATACTGGTCGATACCGGGCATGTTGATGAGGATTATATTGAGAAAATGATTGAACGCGAGGATAATCTGTCTACTTATATGGGGTCTGGGCTTGCGATCCCCCATGGCACGAATGAATCCAAAGCCATGATCAAATCGACAGGACTTGCTGTATTGCAAATTCCAGATGGAGTGAATTTTGGCGGAGATGAGCCGGCAGTGCTTGTCGTAGGGGTTGCGGCACAGCGGGGAGAACATATGGGAATTCTGACCAACCTCGCCATGGTCTGTTCCGATGATGACAGCATGGAAAGTCTTCGTACTGCAACATCTGCTGAAGAGATTCTAATGCTCTTTGAAAGCGGGATGGAAGAATGA
- a CDS encoding mannitol-1-phosphate 5-dehydrogenase produces the protein MKALHFGAGNIGRGFIGLLLSESGYDVIFSDVNETVVRALQERGSYEVKIADESEQRIPVHNVSAIDGRNPAVVAEEVASADLITTAVGVTTLKHIAPGIAAGIKLRMERGGPKLHIIACENAIGASTQLKEHVMNLLSVREQETAVSLIAFPDSAVDRIVPLQYHEDPLEVTVEPFYEWVIDRQQMFNDVHEISGVHYVDDLIPYIERKLFTVNTGHCSTAYAGYHKGYSTILEAVKDEEVINLVYGALQETGSMLVEAYGFKEEEHEEYIRKIMDRFRNPYLSDEIVRVGRSPIRKLSPEDRLVRPALKAWEQGGVTEHLAKVMALALKFDYAEDLEAVKLQDLIAEKGVRQAFADISGLDLSHELTQSVMDAYEK, from the coding sequence ATGAAGGCTCTTCATTTTGGCGCGGGCAATATCGGCAGAGGTTTTATCGGCCTGTTATTGTCCGAGTCAGGCTATGATGTCATCTTCTCAGATGTAAATGAGACGGTCGTTCGGGCTTTGCAAGAGCGCGGAAGTTATGAGGTCAAGATCGCAGATGAATCAGAACAGCGTATCCCGGTTCATAATGTATCCGCTATTGACGGGCGAAATCCTGCCGTGGTTGCCGAAGAGGTTGCCTCAGCTGATCTCATTACGACAGCCGTTGGCGTAACGACTCTTAAGCATATCGCTCCGGGCATTGCTGCAGGAATTAAACTGCGCATGGAGCGCGGTGGCCCTAAGCTTCATATTATTGCTTGCGAAAATGCAATCGGAGCGAGTACGCAATTAAAAGAGCATGTTATGAACCTGTTATCAGTTCGGGAGCAAGAAACGGCAGTCTCGCTAATTGCTTTTCCAGATTCGGCTGTGGATCGTATCGTTCCTCTTCAATACCATGAGGATCCGCTTGAAGTTACGGTAGAACCGTTCTATGAGTGGGTTATTGATCGGCAGCAAATGTTCAACGATGTGCATGAGATTAGCGGGGTTCACTATGTTGATGATCTGATCCCTTACATTGAGCGCAAGCTCTTCACCGTGAATACGGGCCACTGCAGCACGGCTTATGCCGGTTATCACAAAGGATATTCAACGATCCTGGAAGCCGTGAAAGATGAAGAAGTCATCAACCTCGTGTACGGAGCGCTGCAGGAGACAGGGAGCATGTTGGTGGAAGCTTACGGTTTCAAGGAAGAGGAACATGAAGAGTATATCCGTAAAATTATGGACCGCTTCCGCAACCCTTATCTAAGTGATGAGATCGTTAGGGTTGGGCGTTCACCGATCCGTAAGCTGTCACCTGAGGATCGTCTTGTTCGGCCAGCGCTTAAAGCCTGGGAACAAGGAGGCGTTACCGAGCATCTGGCCAAAGTAATGGCGCTGGCTCTCAAGTTTGATTACGCGGAGGATCTTGAAGCCGTGAAGCTGCAGGATTTGATTGCTGAAAAGGGAGTTCGCCAGGCCTTTGCTGACATAAGTGGGCTTGATCTTTCGCATGAATTAACTCAATCCGTGATGGATGCATATGAGAAATAA
- the ptsP gene encoding phosphoenolpyruvate--protein phosphotransferase yields the protein MSHLLTGVPASPGIAIAKAYRLEMEESIPQRKEIEDKAAEMRRLKEAIESAKVDIDRIREQTLERLGPKKAEIFEAHLFLLDDPELTDAALARIEREGVCAEFALYDVAAAIMDALRSMDNEMLRERAADVEDITRRVINKLEGRAHHTFSELSDEAILFAKDLTPSDTAQLNMDYIRGFVTEMGSRTSHSAIMARSLELAAVVGAGTDASHIRTGDTVILDATSGKIIVNPSRNQMEDYSERKRKYEDDVLRMKSYVDRPSVTADEVHVELAGNIGGIDDLEKVLANGADGIGLFRTEFLYMGRSTFPSEEEQYSVYKHVLQKMNGKRVVIRTLDIGGDKELSYMQLPQEMNPFLGLRAIRLCLDREDLFRTQLRALLRASAHGKLAIMFPMISILSELREAKRILNEERIRLEQEGVMIASELEVGIMIETPAAALAADLLAEEVDFFSIGTNDLIQYTMAADRMNESVSYLYQPHHPVILRMVQLVIQAADHRGKWVGMCGEMAGDASAIPLLLGLGLHEFSMSASSVLPARELLSRLSKQEWSRLAVEALSMSSQQEVLDFVNNQLRSEA from the coding sequence ATGAGCCATTTACTGACTGGCGTACCTGCTTCACCAGGGATTGCTATCGCGAAGGCTTACCGGCTGGAAATGGAAGAATCCATACCACAGCGTAAAGAGATTGAAGACAAAGCTGCCGAGATGCGGCGTCTAAAAGAAGCCATTGAATCAGCAAAGGTCGATATCGACCGGATCAGGGAACAGACCCTGGAACGGTTAGGGCCGAAAAAGGCAGAAATATTCGAAGCGCATTTATTTTTACTGGATGATCCGGAATTGACCGATGCGGCATTGGCTCGAATTGAGAGAGAGGGCGTCTGTGCGGAATTTGCCTTGTATGATGTGGCAGCAGCGATCATGGACGCGCTGCGGTCAATGGACAATGAAATGCTGCGCGAACGAGCGGCGGATGTCGAGGATATCACGAGACGAGTGATCAACAAGCTGGAGGGACGTGCGCATCATACGTTCTCCGAGCTGAGTGACGAGGCAATCCTATTTGCCAAAGACTTAACCCCATCGGATACGGCCCAACTGAATATGGATTATATACGCGGCTTTGTTACGGAAATGGGCAGCCGTACATCTCATTCAGCCATCATGGCTCGTTCCTTAGAGCTTGCAGCTGTAGTTGGCGCGGGAACCGATGCGTCACATATCAGAACAGGTGACACTGTTATTTTGGATGCGACGAGTGGCAAGATTATTGTGAACCCCTCACGTAACCAGATGGAAGATTATTCTGAGCGTAAGCGTAAATATGAAGATGATGTATTACGAATGAAAAGCTATGTGGATCGACCTTCGGTAACTGCGGATGAAGTACATGTGGAATTAGCGGGGAATATCGGCGGGATCGATGATCTGGAGAAGGTTTTGGCCAATGGGGCTGATGGGATCGGATTGTTCCGGACAGAGTTCTTGTATATGGGGCGTTCAACGTTCCCTTCGGAAGAGGAGCAGTATTCCGTCTACAAGCATGTATTGCAGAAAATGAACGGCAAACGGGTGGTCATCCGAACTCTCGACATCGGGGGAGACAAGGAACTAAGTTATATGCAGCTGCCGCAAGAAATGAATCCGTTCCTTGGTCTTCGGGCTATCCGTCTCTGTCTGGATCGGGAGGATCTGTTCCGAACGCAACTAAGAGCACTACTCAGGGCAAGCGCACATGGGAAGTTGGCTATTATGTTCCCGATGATCTCCATATTGAGTGAGCTGCGTGAAGCGAAGCGGATCTTGAACGAAGAAAGAATTCGTCTGGAGCAAGAAGGAGTCATGATCGCAAGTGAGCTTGAGGTTGGCATTATGATCGAGACTCCGGCTGCTGCCCTTGCTGCGGATCTACTGGCAGAGGAAGTAGATTTCTTCAGCATTGGGACAAATGATCTGATTCAATATACGATGGCTGCGGACCGGATGAACGAATCCGTCTCCTACTTATACCAGCCGCATCATCCAGTGATCCTTCGTATGGTACAGCTCGTCATTCAAGCTGCGGATCACCGCGGTAAATGGGTGGGAATGTGTGGAGAAATGGCGGGGGATGCATCCGCGATTCCACTGCTGCTTGGTCTTGGTCTGCATGAGTTCAGCATGAGTGCATCATCCGTGCTTCCGGCGCGGGAACTGCTGTCACGGTTGTCCAAGCAGGAATGGTCTCGGCTTGCGGTAGAAGCGCTGAGCATGAGCAGTCAACAAGAGGTGCTTGATTTCGTAAATAACCAGCTGAGGAGTGAAGCATAA
- a CDS encoding HPr family phosphocarrier protein: MISQVFTVIHPQGFHARPSKAFAEKAYLFPCQVTLFKGDKQANGKSPLGLLTLGISAGDEIRLEVEGEQEAQAFQELGRMLTQIYEE, encoded by the coding sequence ATGATATCGCAAGTGTTTACCGTCATACACCCGCAAGGATTTCATGCGCGACCATCCAAAGCTTTCGCCGAGAAGGCCTATTTATTCCCTTGTCAGGTGACTCTATTTAAAGGAGATAAGCAAGCTAATGGCAAAAGCCCGCTTGGTCTGTTGACGCTCGGAATCTCAGCCGGGGATGAGATTAGACTTGAGGTCGAAGGCGAGCAAGAAGCGCAGGCTTTCCAGGAGCTTGGCCGTATGTTAACGCAAATTTACGAGGAATAG
- a CDS encoding ABC transporter substrate-binding protein: MGKSRRWAAVCLAVLLSLSVALAGCGKQGESNKQAGQVGKEGTAQQQTNPAGEQPSSGTRTVSDEFGEVEIPVHPQRIAGVYLEDYLVALGITPVVQWYHPNWGKQDYLDLDVPQFDITGSVEALLDASPDLIIVDGVVDAAKYEIYSKIAPTYRLPENILQNPPEILCTIADLVNQKEKGEEVLKQYDQKVEDAKEKLKSAIGDETVAVIRLNIGDKTLALFGIENRYSGNIYKEIGLTPPTMVSEMKDFHAVISEEVLPELNVDHIIVFPSNGYWDSAENREAEKLFDSPLWKSMPAVKNGHVYQVDRTHWQSGAIYANMKKIDDLLNIFIK; the protein is encoded by the coding sequence ATGGGAAAATCTCGCCGATGGGCAGCGGTCTGCCTGGCTGTTCTGCTTAGCCTGTCCGTTGCCCTTGCCGGATGCGGCAAGCAAGGGGAGTCAAATAAGCAGGCAGGACAAGTCGGCAAAGAAGGGACTGCTCAGCAGCAGACCAATCCTGCGGGGGAACAGCCATCAAGCGGTACCCGAACCGTAAGCGATGAATTCGGAGAGGTTGAGATTCCTGTCCATCCTCAGCGCATTGCCGGGGTCTATTTGGAGGATTATCTGGTCGCACTTGGCATAACGCCGGTCGTTCAGTGGTATCATCCGAACTGGGGCAAGCAAGACTATCTCGATTTGGATGTTCCCCAGTTCGATATTACAGGCAGCGTTGAAGCATTGCTGGACGCGTCTCCGGATCTGATTATCGTGGATGGAGTTGTTGATGCCGCCAAGTACGAAATATACTCCAAGATCGCTCCCACCTATCGCTTGCCCGAGAATATACTGCAGAATCCTCCGGAAATTCTCTGCACGATCGCTGATCTGGTGAATCAAAAAGAGAAGGGCGAAGAAGTACTTAAGCAATATGACCAAAAGGTTGAGGATGCAAAAGAAAAATTGAAGAGCGCAATTGGGGATGAGACGGTAGCCGTCATCCGTCTGAATATTGGGGATAAGACACTCGCCTTATTCGGCATCGAAAATCGGTACTCAGGCAATATTTATAAAGAAATCGGCCTGACGCCTCCAACCATGGTGAGCGAGATGAAGGATTTCCATGCGGTTATCTCAGAAGAGGTGCTTCCGGAATTGAATGTGGATCATATTATTGTGTTCCCTTCGAACGGCTATTGGGATTCGGCGGAAAATAGAGAAGCTGAGAAGTTGTTCGATAGTCCGTTGTGGAAGTCTATGCCTGCCGTGAAGAATGGACATGTATATCAGGTCGATCGGACGCATTGGCAATCCGGTGCGATCTACGCGAATATGAAGAAAATCGATGATCTACTGAATATCTTCATTAAATAA
- a CDS encoding helix-turn-helix domain-containing protein: MLITVRGEGTLTIDEVLLNMKHGKGYLIPPGSAYRIRPGKEGISYYLILFGMLRLREGGSAAVEEVIPERLLSPGELNCQPFSQCIDRLEILYQMMDCRAELELFEQQIRFQDWLRFIFRQNGFVGKERDTRQAVEASIQHIKQNYQESLTVDHLATQANITRWQYTRIFKEMTGKVPLEYINDFRIDRAKQQLLMSNDRLFEIAQNVGFNNEYYFNRRFKKSVGVSPGQYRRSYMGKKRVFAPFLEDFLVALGVTPLIQCSQAEWGKQEYLKLANVPVFDVGTGDMDALSSHKPDIIIMDGGFSRWISSDVLGSLAPMYSLSHPGEDWRSTLETVADLLDCKSKVVDIIGDYEQRSDKARKLLKPLLQRQSVAFLRISALGISLYGDENHGYTGPILYRDLGLTPPLLVKKLTRDARKVLLEPLELLELDADHLFITFDKRHSARDGEEREILNSPLWQSLRAVRSGSVYEVDFYTWMNYGILSHRKKIDDVLAALTSG; this comes from the coding sequence ATGCTCATTACAGTTCGCGGGGAAGGAACGCTTACTATCGATGAGGTCCTTTTGAATATGAAGCACGGTAAAGGTTATTTAATCCCTCCCGGCTCGGCCTACCGCATTAGACCGGGCAAGGAAGGGATCAGCTATTATCTGATACTGTTCGGGATGCTGAGGTTAAGAGAAGGGGGGAGCGCCGCTGTAGAGGAAGTAATTCCGGAGCGGTTATTGTCCCCAGGCGAATTGAACTGCCAACCGTTCTCCCAATGCATAGATCGCCTTGAAATATTGTATCAAATGATGGATTGCCGGGCTGAGCTTGAGCTCTTTGAGCAGCAGATCAGGTTCCAGGATTGGCTTCGATTCATTTTTAGGCAAAATGGGTTCGTGGGGAAGGAGAGGGATACGCGTCAAGCCGTGGAAGCTTCGATTCAGCATATTAAGCAGAACTATCAAGAGTCGCTCACGGTAGATCACCTGGCCACGCAGGCGAATATCACACGCTGGCAGTATACGCGCATTTTTAAGGAAATGACCGGTAAGGTACCGCTGGAATATATTAATGATTTCCGAATTGACCGGGCCAAGCAGCAGCTGCTAATGTCGAATGACCGCCTATTCGAGATTGCGCAGAACGTCGGGTTTAATAATGAGTATTATTTCAACCGGCGCTTCAAGAAATCGGTGGGTGTGTCGCCCGGACAGTATCGACGTAGTTATATGGGCAAGAAACGGGTATTTGCGCCATTTCTGGAGGATTTCCTGGTGGCCCTTGGCGTCACCCCTCTCATACAGTGCAGTCAAGCGGAATGGGGGAAGCAAGAGTATCTTAAACTGGCTAATGTGCCTGTATTTGATGTCGGAACAGGAGATATGGATGCGCTATCGTCACATAAGCCTGACATCATTATTATGGACGGCGGGTTCAGTCGCTGGATTTCTTCAGATGTGCTGGGAAGCCTCGCACCGATGTACAGCCTCTCTCATCCTGGGGAAGATTGGCGCTCCACTTTAGAGACTGTCGCAGATTTACTAGACTGCAAATCAAAGGTTGTCGATATTATCGGGGACTATGAACAGAGATCCGATAAGGCGCGTAAATTGCTTAAACCGTTGTTACAGCGGCAGAGTGTAGCTTTTCTGCGTATCTCAGCGCTTGGGATCAGCCTATATGGGGATGAAAACCATGGCTATACAGGCCCGATCCTCTACCGTGATCTCGGTCTGACGCCTCCCTTGCTTGTGAAGAAATTGACCAGGGATGCGAGGAAGGTATTGCTAGAGCCGCTGGAGCTATTAGAGCTTGATGCTGATCATTTGTTTATCACATTCGATAAGCGTCATTCCGCAAGAGATGGAGAGGAGAGGGAGATTTTGAACTCACCACTCTGGCAATCGCTCCGAGCAGTGAGGAGTGGCAGCGTGTACGAGGTGGATTTTTATACATGGATGAACTATGGGATTCTATCTCACCGCAAAAAAATAGATGACGTGCTGGCAGCGCTGACTTCAGGCTAG
- a CDS encoding iron-hydroxamate ABC transporter substrate-binding protein → MHKSSRLYILLVCLLGIAVLLAACGQSTGNSSSSGQGEKNNTSGNVPTASSSNASDSAETFIFQAGNGDVEVPKNPQRIVDLTNFYTGYFLAIGVKPVGVLSGAMENPYFAGKLDETEDLGVDPSPEKILELNPDLIITFTGSEGIDKLEQIAPVVAIDYGKKNYKDQIIDFGKLTGKEKEAEDWVAGWKAKIDDLKPKVQAAVGDKTVSILNPYSKGLYVFGHNYGRGGEIIYDEFGLKAPPEAQKEAIDSGTGWASISLEKLPEYAGDIIFTCPWAGDTSDPKIVYDSAIWKGLPGVKAGHVFQLNPHSDTYSDPVSLEAQLEFISSSLLSVQ, encoded by the coding sequence TTGCATAAATCTTCAAGGTTGTATATTTTGCTAGTTTGTCTGCTAGGAATAGCTGTGCTATTGGCAGCATGTGGACAGTCTACAGGGAATTCATCTTCCTCTGGCCAGGGGGAAAAGAACAATACTTCAGGCAATGTCCCAACAGCTTCATCATCGAATGCCTCCGATTCGGCGGAGACGTTTATATTCCAAGCTGGGAACGGAGACGTTGAAGTCCCTAAAAACCCGCAGCGTATCGTCGATTTGACGAATTTCTATACAGGTTATTTCCTGGCGATTGGAGTGAAGCCTGTCGGCGTACTCTCCGGAGCGATGGAAAATCCATATTTTGCAGGGAAGCTGGATGAAACGGAGGATCTCGGAGTGGATCCTTCGCCGGAGAAGATTCTTGAGCTAAACCCGGACTTGATCATTACATTCACCGGCAGTGAGGGAATCGACAAGCTGGAGCAGATCGCCCCTGTCGTAGCTATCGACTATGGGAAGAAGAATTATAAAGATCAGATTATTGATTTCGGCAAGCTGACAGGCAAAGAGAAAGAGGCTGAGGATTGGGTAGCTGGGTGGAAAGCAAAAATTGATGATCTGAAGCCGAAGGTACAAGCGGCGGTCGGGGATAAAACCGTATCTATCCTTAATCCATATTCCAAAGGGTTGTATGTCTTCGGCCACAACTATGGCCGTGGCGGAGAGATTATTTATGACGAATTTGGCCTTAAGGCGCCGCCTGAAGCGCAGAAGGAAGCGATCGACAGCGGAACAGGCTGGGCTTCCATCTCTCTTGAGAAGCTGCCGGAGTACGCGGGCGATATCATCTTCACCTGTCCCTGGGCCGGCGATACGAGCGATCCGAAGATCGTCTATGACAGTGCGATTTGGAAAGGACTCCCTGGCGTAAAAGCGGGGCATGTATTCCAACTAAATCCACACAGTGATACATACAGTGATCCGGTATCGCTTGAAGCGCAGCTGGAGTTCATCTCAAGCAGCCTGTTGTCAGTTCAATAG
- a CDS encoding FecCD family ABC transporter permease, with the protein MSLGKIDMNLTQQNEEVKEVTFRSHPWAAAIILVGGVVALILSIGLSVSFGAADIKFTTVWEAIFRYNSDLTQHQIIQELRLPRVLGGAMVGTCFAVAGAIMQGMTRNPLADSGLLGLNAGAGFALALCFAFFPGLPFMYLILYSFLGAGIGAGIVYGIGSMVKGGLTPLRLVLAGAAVSALLSALSEGIALYFRIGQDLAFWYAGGVAGTSWLQLKIMFPWVLAAVVGAIILSRSITMLSLGDDVARGLGLRSGTVKLFGATIVLILAGAAVSVVGAVGFVGLVIPHLTRKLVGVDYRLIIPCSAVLGALLVVFADLAARMVNPPYETPLGALIALIGVPFFLYISRKEGREL; encoded by the coding sequence ATGAGTCTTGGCAAGATAGATATGAATCTTACACAACAGAATGAAGAGGTTAAGGAAGTGACGTTCCGTTCACATCCGTGGGCGGCGGCAATCATTCTGGTTGGAGGCGTAGTGGCTCTGATTCTCAGCATCGGTCTGTCCGTATCCTTTGGGGCGGCGGATATTAAGTTTACAACCGTCTGGGAGGCGATATTTCGCTACAATTCCGATCTGACACAGCATCAGATTATTCAGGAACTCCGGCTGCCGCGCGTTCTCGGTGGAGCGATGGTTGGCACTTGCTTCGCCGTAGCCGGAGCCATTATGCAGGGAATGACGCGCAATCCGCTAGCCGATTCAGGTCTGCTTGGTTTGAACGCCGGTGCTGGCTTTGCCTTGGCGCTCTGCTTTGCTTTTTTCCCTGGTCTGCCATTTATGTACCTAATTCTGTATTCCTTCCTGGGAGCCGGAATTGGGGCAGGGATTGTCTACGGCATCGGCTCTATGGTCAAAGGCGGACTAACGCCACTGCGTCTGGTTCTGGCCGGGGCGGCTGTATCCGCATTGCTGTCCGCGCTTAGCGAAGGAATAGCTCTCTATTTCCGTATCGGGCAGGATCTCGCTTTCTGGTATGCGGGTGGTGTTGCAGGTACGAGCTGGCTACAGCTTAAAATCATGTTCCCTTGGGTGCTTGCGGCTGTAGTTGGAGCGATTATTCTGTCCCGCTCGATCACGATGCTTAGTCTGGGCGATGATGTAGCTAGGGGTCTGGGACTTCGCAGTGGTACGGTGAAGCTATTCGGCGCTACTATTGTGCTGATTTTGGCCGGAGCAGCTGTCTCGGTAGTAGGCGCTGTCGGCTTTGTAGGCCTGGTTATCCCTCATTTGACCCGGAAGCTGGTTGGGGTGGATTACCGTCTGATTATCCCGTGTTCCGCAGTTCTCGGAGCTTTGCTCGTCGTGTTTGCGGACCTGGCGGCAAGAATGGTCAACCCGCCATACGAGACTCCACTCGGTGCTCTGATTGCACTGATAGGGGTACCCTTCTTCCTCTATATTTCACGCAAGGAAGGGAGGGAGCTGTAA